Proteins found in one Quercus robur chromosome 2, dhQueRobu3.1, whole genome shotgun sequence genomic segment:
- the LOC126715885 gene encoding protein RDM16-like encodes MSNLMKVKSLALKQTQYPTRLEKRIRSEAAEHVQAHIDRNIARKLTPAEHREKKERKLFDEPNTLEAIVSVYKINDLSHPQTCFIIDVNAQENRLCGCAVIYDGIGVVVVEDGNKSIKRYGKLMLELIDWASAVKEEDEDESDDKPANKCVLVRLGCVAKLSVNKFTFH; translated from the coding sequence ATGAGCAATCTGATGAAAGTAAAGTCCTTGGCTCTGAAGCAAACCCAATATCCAACTAGGCTTGAAAAGAGAATCAGGAGTGAAGCTGCTGAACATGTGCAAGCTCACATAGATAGGAATATTGCTCGCAAACTGACTCCTGCTGAGCACcgggaaaagaaagagagaaagctTTTTGATGAGCCGAATACATTGGAGGCCATTGTATCGGTTTATAAGATCAATGACCTATCACATCCACAGACTTGCTTCATAATTGATGTTAATGCCCAAGAGAACCGCTTGTGTGGATGTGCTGTGATTTATGATGGTattggtgttgttgttgttgaagatGGAAACAAGTCCATAAAGAGGTATGGAAAGCTTATGCTTGAACTCATAGATTGGGCTTCTGCTGTaaaagaggaagatgaagatgaaagtgACGATAAACCTGCTAACAAGTGTGTCTTAGTAAGGCTAGGATGTGTTGCCAAATTGAGTGTCAATAAATTTACCTTTCACTAG
- the LOC126715884 gene encoding uncharacterized protein LOC126715884: protein MRKRTVYVWVVAIVCFVVLMFVTPAIPQNQAYHDFADTREFFGIPNTLNVVSNFPFLVIGVIGLVLRYYRNYFKLSMQGELWGWTCFYIGVAAVAFGSAYYHLKPNDARLVWDRLPMTIAFTSVMSIFIIERIDERKGTISLIPLLMAGIISILYWSFFDDLRPYALIQFVPCIAIPVMAILLPPMYTHSSYWLWAAVFYLLAKVEEAADKVIYEWTHHIVSGHTLKHLCAAMVPVFLTLMLAKRSIQTERQSLFQTWRVSWTKVKDNGSRVESYTCSYSTVPVVESP, encoded by the exons ATGAGGAAACGCACCGTTTACGTATGGGTAGTAGCGATTGTGTGCTTCGTGGTGCTTATGTTCGTGACCCCAGCCATTCCTCAGAATCAAGCTTACCACGATTTCGCCGATACTCGCGAATTCTTCG GTATTCCTAATACACTAAATGTGGTTTCAAATTTTCCATTCCTGGTTATTGGTGTCATAGGGCTTGTGCTTCGCTATTATAGGAACTATTTTAAGCTGAG TATGCAAGGTGAGCTTTGGGGTTGGACATGTTTTTACATTGGTGTTGCTGCTGTTGCTTTTGGATCTGCATACTATCATCTCAAGCCAAATGACGCTCGTCTTGTGTGGGATCGCTTGCCA ATGACCATTGCCTTCACATCAGTAATGTCGATCTTTATCATCGAAAGGATTGATGAGAGGAAGGGAACAATCTCCCTCATACCACTACTTATGGCAGGCATAATAAGTATTTTGTATTGGAG TTTTTTTGATGACCTCCGCCCATATGCCCTGATTCAGTTTGTTCCTTGCATTGCCATTCCTGTCATGGCTATCTTGTTGCCTCCAATGTACACACATTCCTCATACTGGCTTTGGGCTGCAG TATTTTATCTTCTAGCTAAGGTGGAAGAAGCAGCCGATAAAGTGATTTATGAATGGACACATCATATTGTCAGTGGGCACACGCTCAAGCATTTGTGTGCTGCCATGGTTCCTGTGTTCTTAACACTCATGCTTGCAAAGAGGAGTATTCAAACAGAGAG GCAAAGTCTGTTCCAGACCTGGAGAGTTTCCTGGACCAAGGTCAAAGACAATGGCTCTAGGGTGGAAAGTTACACATGTTCATACTCAACCGTTCCAGTTGTTGAATCACCGTAA
- the LOC126715886 gene encoding uncharacterized protein LOC126715886, with amino-acid sequence MAQSLELLLIQFLMPDNDARRQAEEQIKRLAKDPQVVPALVQHLRTAKTPNVRQLAAVLLRKKITGHWAKLSPQLKHLVKQSLIESITMEHSPPVRRASANVVSIVAKYAVPAGEWPDLLPFLFQCSQSAQEDHREVALILFSSLTETIGNSFQPHFADLQALLLKCLQDETSNRVRVAALKAVGSFLEFTNDGAEVVKFREFIPSILHVSRQCLASGDEDVAVIAFEIFDELIESPAPLLGESIKSIVQFALEVCSSQNLESNTRHQAIQIISWLAKYKSNSLKKHKLVIPILQVMCPLLAESTDGNEDDDLAPDRAAAEVIDTMALNLPKHVFAPVLEFASLSSQNANPKFREASVTALGVISEGCLELMKNKLEPVLHIVLGALRDPEQMVRGAASFALGQFAEHLQPEIVSHYESVLPCILNALEDASDEVKEKSYYALAAFCENMGEEILPFLDPLMGRLLAALQSSPRNLQETCMSAIGSVASASEQAFLPYAERVLELMKNFMVLTKDEDLCSRARATELVGIVAMSVGRTGMEPILPPFIEAAIAGFGLEYSELREYTHGFFSNIAEILADGFAQYLPHVVPLAFASCNLDDGSAVDIDESDDENINGFDGVSSDDEAHDEPRVRNISIRTGVLDEKAAATQALGLFAEHTKISYAPYLEESQKILVRHSGYFHEDVRLQAIIGLKHILTAAQAIYQSQHEGLAKIKEVLDTVMNIYIKTMTEDDDKEVVAQACMSIADIIKEYGYVAIEQFVPRLVDATLVLLREESCCQQEESDGDIDDDDTKHDEELMDAVSDLLPAFAKSMGSHFAPIFAKLFDPLMKFARASRPPQDRTMVVACLAEVAQDMGPPIAGYVDRVMPIVLKELASSEATNRRNAAFCVGELCKNGGESTLKYYGDILRGLFPLFGESEPDNAVRDNAAGAVARMIMVYPESIPLNQVLPVFLKALPLKEDHEESMAVYSCVSTLVLSSNPQILTLVPELVNLFAQVVVSPEETSEVKAQVGRAFSHLISLYGQQMQPLLSNLSPAHANALAAFAPRS; translated from the exons ATGGCTCAGTCTTTGGAGCTTTTGTTGATACAATTCTTGATGCCTGACAACGATGCTCGGCGGCAAGCGGAGGAGCAGATAAAGCGGCTGGCCAAGGACCCACAAGTGGTCCCTGCGCTCGTGCAGCACCTCCGCACCGCCAAGACCCCCAACGTCCGCCAGCTCGCCGCCGTGCTCCTCCGCAAGAAGATCACCGGACACTGGGCCAAGCTGTCACCTCAACTCAAGCATTTGGTCAAGCAATCACTGATTGAGAGCATCACAATGGAACACAG TCCACCAGTGAGGCGAGCAAGTGCAAATGTGGTCAGTATCGTAGCAAAGTATGCCGTTCCAGCAGGAGAGTGGCCTGACTTGCTTCCCTTTTTGTTCCAATGTAGCCAGAGTGCACAGGAAGACCATAGAGAA GTGGCATTGATCCTTTTCAGCTCTTTAACTGAAACCATTGGGAATAGTTTTCAACCTCATTTTGCCGATTTGCAAGCTCTTCTATTAAAGTGTCTACAGGATGAGACAAGCAATCGTGTTAGAGTTGCTGCTCTCAA AGCAGTGGGATCTTTTCTAGAGTTCACTAACGATGGGGCTGAAGTG GTCAAGTTTCGTGAGTTCATTCCTAGCATTTTGCACGTATCAAGACAGTGTCTTGCCTCTGGAGATGAAGATGTAGCTGTAATTGCTTTTGAAATCTTTGATGAGCTGATTGAATCTCCTGCACCTCTTCTTGGTGAATCTATTAAATCCATTGTGCAGTTCGCCCTTGAAGTTTGCTCAAGTCAAAATTTGGAATCCAACACACGTCATCAG GCTATTCAGATAATTTCATGGCTGGCAAAGTACAAGTCCAATTCCCTTAAAAAGCATAAGTTGGTCATCCCTATCCTGCAAGTTATGTGCCCTTTGCTTGCAGAATCAACTGATGGAAATGAAGATGATGATCTTGCACCAGATAGAGCTGCCGCTGAAGTTATTGACACTATGGCTTTGAATCTTCCAAAGCATGTGTTTGCCCCTGTTTTAGAATTTGCTTCTTTGAGTAGTCAGAATGCAAATCCAAAGTTTCGGGAAGCTTCTGTAACTGCTCTAGGTGTCATTTCAGAGGGTTGTTTGGAGTTGATGAAAAATAAGTTGGAGCCTGTTCTTCATATTGTCTTAGGGGCTTTAAGGGATCCCGAACAAATGGTTAGAGGGGCTGCATCATTTGCATTAGGTCAGTTCGCTGAGCATTTGCAGCCTGAAATTGTATCCCATTATGAAAGTGTTCTTCCCTGTATCTTAAATGCCCTTGAGGATGCATCTGATGAAGTAAAG GAGAAGTCATACTATGCTTTGGCTGCATTCTGTGAGAACATGGGGGAGGAGATCCTTCCTTTTCTCGATCCTCTGATGGGCAGACTATTGGCTGCCCTCCAAAGTAGCCCTCGAAATTTGCAGGAGACATGCATG tCTGCAATCGGTTCAGTTGCATCAGCTTCAGAGCAAGCGTTCCTTCCATATGCTGAAAGGGTTCTGGAGTTGATGAAAAATTTCATGGTGCTTACCAAGGATGAGGATCTCTGTTCAAGAGCAAGGGCTACTGAACTAGTTGGAATCGTTGCAATGTCTGTAGGAAGAACGGGGATGGAACCGATTCTACCGCCTTTCATAGAAGCTGCAATTGCA GGTTTTGGATTGGAGTATAGTGAGCTTCGGGAGTACACCCATGGATTTTTCAGCAATATAGCAGAAATACTGGCTGATGGCTTTGCACAG TATCTTCCTCATGTTGTGCCTCTGGCATTTGCTTCCTGCAATCTGGATGATGGCTCTGCAGTGGACATTGATGAGTCTGATGATGAAAATATTAATGGATTTGATGGAGTTTCATCTGATGATGAAGCTCATGATGAGCCAAGAGTACGAAATATCAGTATAAGAACCGGAGTTCTTGATGAAAAGGCAGCTGCTACTCAGGCACTTGGCTTATTTGCTGAACACACAAAGATTTCTTATGCACC CTATTTGGAGGAGTCACAGAAAATTTTGGTGAGACACTCAGGCTATTTTCATGAAGATGTTCGGCTTCAGGCAATCATAGGTTTAAAAC ACATATTAACAGCAGCACAGGCGATCTACCAGAGTCAACAT GAAGGACtggcaaaaataaaagaagttctTG ATACTGTGATGAATATTTATATCAAGACTATGACTGAAGATGATGACAAGGAAGTTGTCGCTCAAGCTTGTATGAGCATAGCTGATATCATCAAGGAATATGGATACGTGGCCATTGAGCAAT TCGTGCCTCGGCTTGTTGATGCTACTTTGGTATTGCTCCGAGAAGAATCTTGTTGTCAGCAAGAAGAATCTGACGGtgacattgatgatgatgataccAAACATGATGAAGAGCTTATGGATGCAGTTTCTGATCTTCTTCCTGCATTTGCCAAGTCCATGGGTTCTCATTTTGCACCTATCTTTGCAAAGTTATTCGATCCTTTAATGAAATTTGCG AGAGCTTCACGCCCTCCGCAAGATCGTACTATGGTGGTTGCTTGCCTCGCTGAAGTAGCTCAGGATATGGGTCCTCCAATTGCTGGCTATGTCgat CGAGTGATGCCCATAGTACTAAAAGAACTAGCTTCATCTGAGGCAACTAATAGAAGGAATGCTGCATTTTGTGTTGGAGAGCTGTGCAAAAATGGGGGCGAGTCAACTTTAAA ATACTATGGTGATATATTGCGTGGACTTTTCCCATTATTTGGGGAATCAGAACCAGACAATGCTGTCAGGGATAATGCAGCTGGCGCTGTGGCAAGGATGATAATGGTTTATCCTGAGTCCATCCCATTAAACCAG GTCCTTCCTGTCTTCCTAAAAGCTCTCCCCTTAAAAGAAGATCATGAAGAGTCCATGGCAGTCTATAGTTGTGTATCTACTCTTGTTTTATCATCAAATCCCCAG ATCCTCACTCTAGTTCCTGAGTTGGTTAATCTATTTGCTCAAGTAGTGGTGTCCCCAGAAGAAACTTCTGAAGTTAAAGCTCAAGTGGGAAGAGCTTTCTCTCACTTGATTTCTCTATATGGTCAACAAATGCAACCCCTTTTAAGCAACCTTTCTCCAGCACATGCTAATGCACTAGCTGCATTTGCCCCAAGAAGCTGA
- the LOC126715881 gene encoding endochitinase-like, whose translation MKLVSLILLFLAFLLGTTAEQCGTQAGGAVCPNGLCCSQFGWCGNTNDYCGNGCQSQCSSTTPSPTTPSGGSDVSSLISASLFDQMLKYKNDPRCKSNGFYTYNAFITAAKSFNGFGTTGDVTTRKRELAAFLAQTSHETTGGWVSAPDGPYAWGYCFIAENNKQTYCTPTDWPCASGKQYYGRGPIQLTHNYNYGQAGNAIGADLINNPDLVATDPTISFKTAIWFWMTPQASKPSSHNVIIGSWTSSAADTSASRVPGYGVITNIINGGEECGHGSDPRVADRIGFYKRYCDILGVSYGDNLDCYNQSHFA comes from the exons atgaagctcgTTTCTTTGATACTACTTTTCTTAGCTTTCTTGCTTGGAACCACAGCAGAGCAATGTGGAACACAGGCTGGGGGTGCAGTATGTCCAAATGGGCTATGTTGTAGCCAATTTGGATGGTGTGGCAACACAAATGATTACTGTGGAAATGGTTGCCAAAGCCAGTGTTCTTCTACTACTCCATCTCCTACAACTCCTAGTGGTGGCAGCGATGTTAGCAGCCTCATCAGCGCGTCTCTTTTTGACCAAATGCTTAAATATAAGAACGATCCAAGATGTAAAAGTAATGGATTCTACACTTACAATGCTTTCATAACTGCTGCCAAATCTTTCAATGGCTTTGGCACAACTGGTGATGTCACTACACGTAAAAGGGAGCTTGCGGCTTTTTTAGCTCAAACCTCTCATGAGACCACAG gaGGATGGGTAAGTGCACCAGATGGCCCATATGCATGGGGATATTGCTTTATTGCAGAAAATAACAAGCAAACCTATTGTACACCAACAGATTGGCCCTGCGCTTCTGGCAAACAATATTATGGCCGAGGACCTATCCAACTCACTCA CAACTACAACTATGGTCAAGCAGGTAATGCCATTGGAGCTGATCTCATAAACAATCCAGATCTAGTAGCCACAGACCCCACCATATCATTCAAGACAGCCATATGGTTTTGGATGACCCCACAAGCAAGCAAGCCATCTAGCCACAATGTGATCATTGGAAGCTGGACTTCTTCTGCTGCTGACACATCTGCTAGTCGAGTCCCCGGCTATGGTGTAATCACCAACATTATCAATGGTGGGGAAGAATGTGGCCATGGGTCCGATCCTAGGGTGGCTGATAGGATTGGTTTCTATAAGAGGTACTGTGACATATTGGGAGTAAGCTATGGGGACAACTTAGATTGCTATAATCAAAGTCATTTTGCCTAA